The proteins below are encoded in one region of Struthio camelus isolate bStrCam1 chromosome 23, bStrCam1.hap1, whole genome shotgun sequence:
- the FUCA1 gene encoding tissue alpha-L-fucosidase, with translation MAAGGLLWLAAAGLALALAEPRYRPDWASLDARPVPAWFDRAKVGVFVHWGVFAVPAWGSEWFWWHWRGEQRADYERFVRSRYPPATTYADFAPLFTAHDFQPREWAQLFQRAGARYVVLTAKHHEGFTNWGSPVSWSWNSVDTGPHRDLVGELGQALRESNIRYGLYHSLLEWFNPLYLADKESGFKTQSFVLQKTMPELYDLVLRYKPDLIWSDGDWEAPESYWNSTSFLAWLYNDSPVKDTVVVNDRWCNNCSCHHGGYYNCADKYKPGTLPTHKWEMCSSVDKLSWGYRSNMRIAELMDEASIIEELVQTVSFGGNYLLNVGPTSEGVIVPIFQERLLALGRWLDTNGEAIYESKPWRVQMENSTNSVWYTCKGLVVYAIFLTWPQDNLLKLSSPVPSPDTQVTMLGLAGALKWQKSPDKGLLITLPCVPPSPISAQSGWTVKLEGVK, from the exons atggcggccggcgggctcctgtggctggcggcggcggggctggcgctggcgctggccgAGCCGCGCTACCGCCCGGACTGGGCCAGCCTGGACGCGCGGCCGGTGCCGGCCTGGTTCGACCGGGCCAAGGTGGGCGTGTTCGTGCACTGGGGGGTGTTCGCCGTCCCGGCCTGGGGCTCCGAGTGGTTCTGGTGGCACTGGCGGGGCGAGCAGCGCGCCGACTACGAGCGCTTCGTGCGGAGCCGCTACCCGCCCGCCACCACCTACGCGGACTTCGCACCTCTCTTCACCGCCCACGACTTCCAGCCCCGCGAGTGGGCCCAGCTCTTCCAGCGGGCCGGCGCCAG GTATGTGGTACTGACAGCGAAGCACCATGAAGGCTTCACAAACTGGGGGTCACCTGTGTCATGGAGCTGGAACTCTGTGGATACGGGGCCCCACCGAGATCTTGTAGGAGAGCTGGGACAAGCTCTCAGGGAGAG CAACATACGCTATGGCCTGTATCATTCTCTGTTGGAGTGGTTTAATCCACTCTATCTAGCCGACAAAGAAAGTGGCTTCAAGACCCAGAGCTTCGTTTTACAGAAGACAATGCCAGAACTTTATGATCTTGTCTTAAG ATATAAACCAGATTTGATTTGGTCGGATGGAGACTGGGAAGCTCCGGAGTCGTACTGGAATTCTACCTCTTTCCTTGCCTGGCTTTATAATGATAGTCCTGTCAAG GACACTGTTGTCGTGAATGATCGTTGGTGTAATAACTGCTCTTGCCATCATGGAGGCTACTACAATTGTGCTGACAAATACAAACCAGGTACCCTGCCAACTCACAAGTGGGAGATGTGCTCCTCTGTCGACAAGCTGTCCTGGGGGTATCGAAGCAACATGCGTATAGCTGAGTTAATGGATGAAGCAAGTATCATTGAG GAACTAGTGCAGACTGTGAGTTTTGGAGGCAACTACCTTCTCAATGTGGGCCCTACAAGTGAAGGGGTGATTGTTCCCATCTTCCAAGAAAGACTTCTGGCACTTGGGAGGTGGCTGGACACTAATGGGGAGGCAATTTATGAATCAAAGCCATGGAGAGTACAGATGGAGAACAGCACAAACAGTGTCTG GTACACTTGTAAAGGACTGGTTGTCTATGCCATCTTTCTGACCTGGCCCCAGGACAATCTGTTGAAGCTCTCTTCACCTGTTCCATCTCCAGACACGCAA gtgaCGATGTTGGGTCTTGCAGGAGCTCTGAAGTGGCAGAAGTCTCCCGATAAAGGACTGCTGATAACTTTGCCCTGTGTGCCTCCATCTCCTATATCTGCTCAGTCTGGCTGGACTGTCAAGCTTGAGGGTGTGAAATGA
- the CNR2 gene encoding cannabinoid receptor 2 codes for MQKEEKRLSASSWPQLTTMDICKVHENTSKCSANAMPMECFMVLSTQAQKISIATLCCLFGTLCILENSLVLYLIFSSPTIRKKPSYLFISSLALADILASIIFVSSFVNFHVFNTIDSSKETFLLKLGGVNTSFTASLSSLLLTALDRYISISQPSEYKSLVTRKRAWVALGVLWMTCVTISSLPLLGWNCCILDSACSELFPFVDDNYLSSWICLIMVLLVSIVCAYARVLWKAHQHVAYMGKQQVQGGKQNARMRMDVMLAKTLVIVLTVLMLCWSPVLVLMIYSIFVRLSNQLRRVFAFCSTLCLLNSMVNPIIYALRSKELYSSLRMAFSRFRRQLRATEGSPEAESTHKSSAIETVCEETCVT; via the coding sequence atgcagaaggaagaaaaaaggctcTCTGCAAGCTCCTGGCCCCAGTTAACTACTATGGATATATGCAAGGTACATGAAAACACCTCCAAATGCAGTGCGAACGCCATGCCCATGGAGTGTTTCATGGTTCTCAGCACACAAGCGCAGAAGATAAGCATTGCCACGCTGTGCTGCCTCTTTGGGACACTGTGCATTTTGGAGAACTCTTTGGTGTTGTATCTGATTTTCTCTTCCCCCACAATTCGGAAAAAACCTTCCTACCTCTTTATCAGCAGCCTTGCCTTGGCTGACATCCTGGCCAGCATCATCTTCGTCTCCAGTTTTGTTAACTTCCATGTCTTTAATACAATTGATTCCTCTAAAGAAACATTCCTGCTGAAGCTGGGAGGGGTCAACACATCCTTCACAGCATCCCTGAGCAGTTTGCTGCTGACGGCCCTGGACCGTTACATCTCCATCAGCCAGCCCTCCGAATACAAGTCTCTTGTGACAAGGAAGAGAGCGTGGGTAGCCCTGGGGGTGCTCTGGATGACATGTGTGACCATTTCCTCCCTGCCCCTTCTGGGCTGGAACTGCTGCATTCTCGAttcagcctgctctgagctgttCCCATTTGTGGATGACAACTATCTGTCAAGCTGGATCTGCCTCATCATGGTCCTGCTGGTGTCGATAGTCTGTGCCTATGCACGTGTGCTGTGGAAGGCTCATCAGCACGTGGCTTACATGGGGAAGCAGCAAGTGCAGGGTGGGAAGCAAAATGCCAGGATGAGGATGGACGTCATGCTGGCCAAGACGCTAGTGATAGTACTGACTGTCCTCATGCTGTGCTGGTCTCCAGTCCTGGTTCTCATGATCTACAGCATCTTTGTGAGGCTGAGCAATCAGCTTCGGAGGGTGTTTGCCTTCTGCAGCACCCTCTGCCTGCTGAATTCCATGGTGAACCCCATTATTTATGCCCTGCGGAGTAAAGAGCTGTATTCTTCCCTGAGGATGGCCTTCTCTCGGTTCAGGAGGCAGCTAAGGGCCACAGAGGGCAGCCCAGAAGCAGAGAGTACCCACAAGTCCTCAGCGATAGAGACTGTTTGTGAAGAAACATGCGTAACATAG